One segment of Cetobacterium ceti DNA contains the following:
- a CDS encoding DUF1694 domain-containing protein, translating to MERELIDEQEKARQKFFKTQLEKNYYLGEFKENIIIALTKDQIEDQLISEEVIEAMKEPDAVLLKMRRDIPLKFFKPYIKVAEDLKLRYRLVDGVTFLGEVGLVVVSEDALDNGNLDVILESIGEKFLKAGLSEGFAYAMGKKICKKHYRELEKKLPSFVGNFKKFNILDILLGRECPIDKFDKEKGKNNGRSI from the coding sequence TTGGAAAGAGAACTTATAGATGAGCAAGAAAAAGCTCGTCAAAAATTTTTTAAAACTCAATTGGAGAAAAATTATTATTTAGGTGAATTTAAAGAAAATATAATAATAGCCTTAACAAAGGACCAAATAGAGGACCAGTTAATTTCAGAAGAGGTTATAGAAGCTATGAAAGAACCTGATGCAGTTCTTTTGAAAATGAGAAGGGATATACCTTTAAAATTTTTCAAGCCCTATATAAAAGTTGCTGAAGATTTAAAGCTTAGATATAGGTTAGTTGATGGAGTAACTTTTTTAGGAGAAGTTGGATTGGTAGTAGTTTCAGAAGATGCTTTAGATAATGGAAACTTAGATGTAATTTTAGAAAGTATTGGAGAAAAATTTTTAAAGGCAGGATTAAGTGAAGGTTTTGCCTATGCTATGGGTAAGAAGATTTGTAAGAAACACTATAGGGAATTGGAAAAAAAATTACCCTCCTTTGTAGGAAATTTTAAGAAATTTAATATACTAGATATTTTGTTAGGAAGAGAATGTCCTATTGATAAATTTGATAAGGAAAAGGGGAAAAATAATGGTAGAAGCATTTAA
- a CDS encoding carboxypeptidase-like regulatory domain-containing protein has product MIKRFIMIFFIIFSQFLFSAEDEFSSSEKFIKVNGIVKNMEYSLGNATVTFINSENKVYNTKSDFAGNFTIFLPKTRYKVLGEKPGYTMEKFNQMFYDFSKFKESTNIVINLAQIPSLIQGRVIDENGNPIKKAKVMIKFKDSIKTIETDHFGMFSSDAPSGLISIFVEKDGYFGNGTAIFLENETLRNNISIKLQRKFYSISGVLTNGIEPLSNETIYLLDGKSKKILEKTQSSINGYYEFLNIPGASTVNILVPEIPGYKKLITPNIEVHENINKYNLFLN; this is encoded by the coding sequence GTGATTAAAAGATTTATAATGATATTTTTTATAATTTTTTCTCAATTTCTTTTTTCCGCAGAAGATGAATTTTCCTCTTCGGAAAAATTTATAAAGGTCAATGGAATAGTAAAAAACATGGAATATTCCCTTGGAAATGCAACTGTTACCTTTATTAATAGTGAAAATAAAGTTTATAACACAAAAAGTGATTTTGCAGGAAATTTTACAATCTTTCTTCCTAAAACAAGATATAAAGTTTTAGGGGAAAAGCCAGGATATACCATGGAGAAATTCAATCAGATGTTCTATGATTTTTCTAAGTTTAAAGAGTCTACAAATATAGTAATTAATTTGGCACAAATTCCCTCTTTAATTCAAGGGAGAGTCATTGATGAAAATGGAAATCCTATTAAAAAAGCAAAAGTAATGATAAAATTTAAAGATTCTATTAAAACCATAGAAACAGATCATTTCGGTATGTTTTCTTCAGATGCCCCTTCAGGGCTTATATCTATTTTTGTAGAAAAAGATGGATATTTTGGAAATGGAACTGCAATTTTCTTAGAAAATGAAACCTTACGAAATAATATTTCTATAAAACTTCAAAGAAAATTTTATAGTATTTCGGGAGTTTTAACTAATGGAATTGAACCACTTTCTAATGAAACCATTTATCTTTTAGATGGAAAAAGTAAAAAGATTTTAGAAAAAACTCAAAGTTCTATAAATGGTTATTATGAGTTTTTAAATATACCAGGAGCATCTACTGTGAATATTTTGGTTCCTGAAATACCTGGATATAAAAAATTAATTACTCCTAATATTGAAGTTCATGAAAATATAAATAAATATAATCTATTTTTAAATTAA